In Rhodamnia argentea isolate NSW1041297 chromosome 1, ASM2092103v1, whole genome shotgun sequence, the genomic window TCTGTATTTCATTCCACATGTGAAAAACCGCCACCACTTTCAGCCTTCGTCCTGCACACAGTGAGGCTCGGTTGATGGTGAAAATAGCGAATGAAATGTGATGCATGTCTGCCTTTGCCAGTCTACAATAATGTCAAACCTAATCAGCTAGGAGCACATCAGTCGCATTGCGCACCAGAGGATGCACATCCCCAAATGCGTACGGTCCTTAAAATGCAATCAGCCCTAGAATTGGTACATTATGGCACATGCATTATGATTTTCGAGGGAaggttaccaaacaaatttgcAAAACTCTGATTAACTTATAAAACACCTCTTAGTTTCGATTAATTAAAGCTCCATGCCATCAGAGATGCTCAACACCATGTTCGTGCTTTCTAGAAGCACGATAACTAACAGGTACTTTCAGCAGTGAAGATACTCACAAGTTATGACCTCACTCCAAATAAAGTAAAgaataaaatttcttttattcaGCAAGATCTCATTTTAAACCAAGTAGCTGGAGAATTATTTTGTGGAGATGAGCTAGGAAGAGGAAGACTTACTTATGGTCAGAAGGATTCGGCATTAATTCATATACGATGGTAGCAACAACGTCCCTCTTCAACTGGTCAATCACAGTTCAGCACATATGTCAGTTAAGAGCACCAAGGTAATTCATGAAATCAATCTGCTATGATATTACCTGAGTAGCTTCGCCTTTAAAGCCAATGTAATGTATCTGGCTCGTGTCACCCCCAAAGTTGTCAGGAAAATGCAACGTAATGTTGCCCAcactttgaaattttgagtACCTAAAAATGAGATCAAAAGGTGTAAGAAGACTAATGTATTTTCAGTGTCTTTCTTACGTGATTCCTCCCTCTCAAAATGGGCATCTCCCAACAgaactctcttctttttcccttattAATTACGTTCACGTTTCATGAAAGTTGGTGACGTGCAAAGTAGAAACGAACATTGAGCAATTACCGAGTTTGATATTCCAACATTCCTTGCATGTTTTCAGCCAAATCCCATTCCTTCaagtaaaaacaaaagattatTATATGATCGCTGTATACACAATCAATGACCGCACAGATTAGCTATGAAAAGTACCTGGACAGCTTGCATACTCTGGGCATCTGAAAAGTCAATGCCCTCTCTATTGATAAACCTGATTGAGACCACATTTACTTAGCCTAGAAATCAACAAGAATATAAACATATGCAAGAAAACCATAAGAAATGAATATCACTGAAATGAAAGTGGAAAATACTAGTACAACAATGTGCAAGTAGCCACTTGACATTAAAATTCTAGCATTGACAAAAATTGACTCGCACCAAAGACAAAATTGGGGAATCAAACTTACACCCTCATCTTTGACGGACTTGTTCCATCAGCACCACCGACAATTGAAATACTCTTGATCTTGACATCCGAAGTAAATCTATTTACAAGCGATTAAATGATTAGAAAGACATAAGTATGAACCTTTCAACCCAGAAGAAAAGCACATTTGTACCAAGCAAAGAACACATGCACactcatggagagagagagagagagagagagtgtatcACCAGCACAGAGAGAAAAACAGCCagctctttatttattttcttctatatTATGAACTTCCAAAAATAGAGTAGTTAAAGTAACTATTTAATCCAGAAAAAGTTGAAGACGTCCACGAAaatgcaaaaaggaaaaagagaaaaaaggcaaGTTCTGCATGtattttcttctaaattttgaaCTTCCAACGATAGAGTAGTTGAAGACAtccaagaaaatgcaaaaaggaaatgacaGGGAGGCTAGCTGAATTTTAAGTAAGCATTGCAAGTCTATAAGATGTACTCAGCACTTGCAAACAGTGacaaagatttagaaaaattggTGCATCAGGAATCAGTTATTCGCCTCCGTATATCTAAATAAACTCATAATTACAAGTATGATTTGGGCAAGGATCTACGTGGCCCTGAGAATCTACATTAGaaggcaaagaagaaaaggaaagggccAGCTCTGCAACAGATCCTGGTGGTAATGACACCATAAGTCAGCTCTTCAAGCATACAATGGAAATTCCGGAAAGGATCTATGGAGATTCTAACAGATTGACTAATCCACATACTTTCCACATAAGAGGTTTAATAAAACATCTGCAAAGCCCCATGAAAGAAAAAGACCAGGGACTATTTGCATATTTGATGTTTTATCCCACAAAGTTGATGAACAAAGACATTACATTTAAAGCATAACGCAATCAGCAACTCAGAGCAGAACTGCTAATACACAATTCAACATACAGATTTGGGCCCTCATTAACTTACGGAATGAAAACAAGTAACTCAGGATCACCATCATTGCTTTCCAAGTAGCCCTGTTACAGTGTCCACacataaataatgaaaaacataATAACAAACATGAAACAGTTATACTGAAACGTAAATACCAAGTCATAGAGAAGTGGCAGGGAGAGGAGGTTGTTCGAAGGATAAGACCCGATAACTCTAAACAATAACCCTGAAACATATTCCACATACAGACATGACTCATTAATCACCAGCTATTTTGAGATTAGCACCACCTCCAGTTGAACAAGGACACATAAGTGCCAACCAAGAACGTGGAAGATCACTACCCAAATAGTAATGATCAAGCAGGTCGACCTGATATAAGTACAGGTACAGGCTTAAACCGATCAATGATGAAAAGGAGAGAGGTTCGAATGTCAATGGTTCATTCAGAACTTGATGAAAGAAATATGCCTAGAAAGTAGACaggaaattgattttgaagccGATTTAGCAACATCTCATGTACAAAACAGTTTCACTACAACCAACTAAACCATGATACGTTACATATTTTTTATGCCGCCAGATACATCTTCAACCACTATCCGGATTTATCAGAAAGACTGACCAGCAATTCCCACAGAACCATTATCATGAACCCATTGCTTAAAGTACTTTACCTTGCCCAACATAACCTGGTACAAGTAATGTCTAATAGAGTCGACATTTATTTTAACAAAACATAGCATAGTCATCCAATTACCACCAGGGatcaaaaattaaatagaatggGCATCCTTAGTTTGTTGATATctgttccaaaatttttatgaaggtCTTGGAGTTAGACACTTAATGCATGAGGAGCAACTGCCAAGTTGCAAAATACACACAGTAAGATGGTAAAAGTTGTCTGATTAAATATGTTCTGGTTTCAGGTTGCACTGTAACAAAACCTGTTCATAACATTGTCCAAGTACGAAACTAAAAAAACTATACCTAGAAGTGTGCATCAAATAATTGAGGAAACACAGTGGTAGAACAACAATTTACCTCAGAAGAATTCAAGCGATGCTCCCAAGCTTTAAACACTGACTTCACGCTTCCTGGAACAGCCTCGTTGAGTGCTGATACCTAAGACAATCGACAACCATTACAAGCAGAGAACACCACAACATGGAGGCCTCCATCTTATTCCCATCACATCTCCAACAAGCTTTTAATAGTTACCAATTAGCAAACAACCATTCCACCAGGATACACAGGGTTCAGAGACCGCATCATTGGTGCAGAATATTGGCAACGATCTTCTCTCCCTCTTAAACTACTCAACTTTAGTTAACAAGGAAGCTTGCAAACAAAAACAAGATATTCATTCTTAGACTGTCTTTATCATCAACTCACAAAGCACTCCCCGCAACGAAGAGAACATAGCTGCAAAGTGGACATGGTCTGGCACAACGATGTGCCCAAAGCCAGACAGCAGACACAGGCAATAAGCTAAGAAAGGTTCCAACAGCAATTAAAGGCGACATCTACACAGAGCATATCTATAACCCCAATCTATCAAACTATGTTACCAGACCAAAAACGGCCCAATTCTTAAGCGCAAGCTGAACAAGCTAGCTCATAGACAAAATACAAGACGTGCAGGCCAATCTGGGACTTTGAGATAACAACGCACGTCGGAGGCTAACAATCTGCAACTCCAATCGTCGGCAATTGCTACAAGCACGACACGCCACAGCAAAGCAATCAAACAGAAGAACAAAGTGAGAAACCTAGTCCCGACTCGAAATCAAACAAGCGGAAGAAAACCGACGTGAccctggagagagagagagagagagagagagagagaccttggcGAGGTCGATGTGCTTGAAGAGGGACCAATTGGAGGAACAGTCGTGGTCTTCGCAGCTGTGATCGTGCATACACGCCATTCTCCCACGTCTCCACCctgatctctctctgtctcttcaaATTTTAGCGATAGCTCGCAGAATTTGCTTCGGCTTTAGAACGGACCCTCGGTCGGAGGAAGACGCACGCTCTGATTTTCAAGCGTTCCTTCGTGGGTCGCCATTGGCTATAAAACTTCCGGGCGCGGCTCACCACCGATTCGCCGCGCTGGCTGGGCCTCTCTCTCTTGGGCTTATGGCGAAAAGTAAAATTATGCATCTTTAACGGGATAACTGACCTTCGTTTGCTTTTCAAGTTTTTAACTCCTAAAAActtatttaataataattaaataaaaactcCTAAAATCCAtgtgactcttttttttttttttcaatgcaaGGAGCGCTACATAAGATGCTAAgcatttagaaaagaaaatagacaatACACATAAAAAGCAATCAAAAGGCAAGGACAAGACAACGGTCACCCTCACCACAACCGAGCGATCGGTGGCCACGGCACCCTCCCCCCCAAGGCAAGGGTTGCCTAGCCCTCACAACAATCCATGCTAGAGCTAGGGGCGATTCTTGCTCGATCGTGGCTAAAGCCATTGCAGACAACGACCAAATCAGGACCCGCTCGTGGCGAGGGCCATCCTTGCTGATGGCGTAATAAGGGCCCATTGCCCTCACCGGCAAGAAAGGGGATGGCGCCATCCTCGTCTTATTAAACTCcccccttgaattttttttcttatgtgtCAATTTAATAGAAAAATGATAGTGTTTAGTgttaacgaaaattaatatcGACGGGTCCTTTCGTTCGGGAACGACGGAGGTAGCCATTAGCTGCAGCCATAgaaatgagcctctccctttTAATCGGTTATCAAAGCCCACCGGAACCCCCGTGGGTCTTACTTTCTTTCCATTCCTTGTCTCTCCTTCTCAAACTCTTTGAGTTAGTTAATGAAATCTTGttccaaccaaaaagaaaaaacgtgaaaaaatttgaaaatgttgaatcGAAACAAGTTTTAAGGCTCTTCCCCTAATTATCCATGTTGGAAATGATACAagacaacaagaacaagaaccagaatttaatcaacgtCGCTAAACAGACGAGAAAGTCAAAGCAGAGATCCCATTTGAAACAAAGGATTCACAATCAGCGGTAAGGAAGGGGTGTGTACACAGCACATAAAAGTATGACAAAAGGGGTCGGAGTTCATCTCGCACCCGTATTCGTACGTAATACACACGTCTACTTTACCGATTACACCTCTACcgctttcttttcttgtgtccTCCTCCCTTTTGAGAATGATTATTCGCTTCCTGTATTTCTAAACGAATTCTTTTTGGAGGTGGTCCGATGGATCCTCTATAGTGATGGAGTTTCAAACCACATCGTGCCGACATGTCAACCTCTCCAAACTGCGAATCTTATTTTCGCGCGATAAATGGAATCCTCTGATCGATGCGGCCTGTGAAAATTATTATCCACATCGTATGACATCGCGGTGTTTCGAGTAAATATGTCGAGACGGTTTTTTGTCGGGCAGGAGTGGATGGTAACATCCGAAAAGCGTAAGATGACACCCGATAATCTACATCAGTCGTCCAAGGTCTACTCAATGCACCAAGCGTAAAACCGATACAAAGCGAAAGAACCGACTCCTAGACAGAACATAGCCAAAAGACAAGCTATAGAACGAGAGCGTAGCGATACAGGGCTGTCCGCCCGGTAAGACTCGAGAGATGGCACTGAATAGCGTACGTATGTTCAAGCACAGCTCTTATTCCTAATGCATAACGAGCACATGCAGGGACACATCGCCTACGACGGCGCTCAGTTCTCGGTGGGAGGCTTGTGCGGCGGCTTGTCTCCTTTCCCCTTCTTCGGCTCCTCCCCTTTCTTTGGTGGCTTGTGCTCGGGGAACGGCTTCTTTGCATCCTCTTCCACCTCTTCTACCAGAATGTGCCCCTGGTGCGGTGGCTTGCCTCCCTTCCCCTTCTTTGGCTCCTCGCCTTTCTTCGGTGGCTTGTGCTCGGGGACGGGCTTCTTCGAGTCCTCTTCCACTTCCTCTACCAGAATGTGGCCCTCGTGGGGTGGCTTGTGCTCCGGTGGTGGCTTCTCTCCCTTCCCCTTCTTCGGTTCCTCGCCCTTCTTCGGTGGCTTGTCCTCGGGGTATGGCTTCTTCGAGTCCTCTTCCACCTCCTCTACGAGAATGTGGCCCTCGTGGGGTGGCTTGTGCTTCGGAGGCGGCTTCTCTCCCTTCCCCTTCTTCGGTTCCTCCCCCTTCTTCGGTGGCCTGTCCTCCGGGAATGGCTTCTTCGAGTCCTCTTCCACCTCCTCTACGAGAATGTGGCCCTCGTGTGGTGGCTTGTGCTCCGGTGGTGGCTTCTCT contains:
- the LOC115727341 gene encoding PITH domain-containing protein 1, producing MACMHDHSCEDHDCSSNWSLFKHIDLAKVSALNEAVPGSVKSVFKAWEHRLNSSEGYLESNDGDPELLVFIPFTSDVKIKSISIVGGADGTSPSKMRVFINREGIDFSDAQSMQAVQEWDLAENMQGMLEYQTRYSKFQSVGNITLHFPDNFGGDTSQIHYIGFKGEATQLKRDVVATIVYELMPNPSDHKTKAESGGGFSHVE